The Chitinophagales bacterium genome contains a region encoding:
- the fumC gene encoding class II fumarate hydratase: MEFRIEKDTMGQVQVPADKYWGAQTQRSTENFRIAQDINRMPKEIIRAFAYLKKAAALTNLELGVLPKEKCDLIGKVCDEILEGKLDDQFPLVVWQTGSGTQSNMNMNEVIAYRAHVLHGGKLTDEKKVLNPNDDVNKSQSSNDTFPTAMHIAAYRILTDTTLPALRTLRDTLAYKSKEFMQVVKIGRTHFMDATPLTVGQELSGYVSQLNHGIRAVENTLPHLAELALGGTAVGTGLNAPKGYDIKVAAQIAEITGLPFVTAENKFESLAAHDAVVEAHGALKTVAVSLMKIGNDIRMLSSGPRAGIGELFIPDNEPGSSIMPGKVNPTQCEAMTMVAAQVLGNDVAINIGGANGHFELNVFKPMMIYNFLHSARLIGDVCVSFNDKCAVGIEPLQENISRHVNNSLMLVTALNTKIGYYKAAEIAQKAHREHKTLKQTATELGYVTPEQFDEWVKPEEMVGDLL, translated from the coding sequence ATGGAATTCAGGATTGAAAAAGATACCATGGGGCAGGTGCAGGTGCCTGCCGATAAATACTGGGGTGCGCAAACACAGCGGTCAACTGAAAATTTCAGGATTGCGCAGGACATCAACCGGATGCCTAAAGAAATCATCCGTGCCTTTGCTTATCTGAAAAAGGCGGCAGCACTCACCAACCTCGAATTGGGTGTTTTGCCGAAGGAAAAATGCGACCTCATCGGTAAAGTTTGTGATGAAATACTGGAGGGCAAGTTAGATGATCAGTTTCCACTGGTGGTGTGGCAAACCGGAAGCGGCACGCAGAGCAATATGAATATGAATGAGGTGATTGCCTATCGCGCCCATGTGTTGCATGGCGGCAAACTCACTGATGAAAAAAAGGTGCTGAATCCGAATGATGACGTCAATAAATCGCAGTCTTCCAACGACACCTTTCCTACGGCGATGCATATTGCCGCCTATCGCATATTGACTGATACCACACTGCCCGCATTGCGCACACTACGCGATACGCTGGCTTACAAATCAAAAGAATTTATGCAGGTGGTGAAGATCGGCAGAACACATTTCATGGATGCAACGCCCCTGACCGTTGGACAGGAACTTTCCGGCTATGTCTCGCAGCTGAATCATGGCATAAGGGCAGTTGAAAATACCTTACCGCACCTGGCGGAACTGGCACTGGGAGGCACAGCAGTGGGAACAGGGTTGAATGCGCCAAAAGGATATGATATAAAGGTGGCAGCCCAAATTGCCGAAATCACCGGTTTGCCTTTCGTTACCGCGGAGAATAAATTTGAATCGCTGGCAGCACATGATGCTGTGGTAGAAGCGCATGGCGCCCTGAAAACCGTTGCCGTAAGCCTGATGAAAATAGGCAATGACATCAGGATGCTTTCTTCCGGTCCGCGCGCCGGCATAGGCGAATTATTTATTCCCGACAATGAACCGGGCTCATCTATCATGCCCGGTAAAGTAAACCCGACCCAATGCGAAGCGATGACGATGGTAGCCGCGCAGGTGCTGGGTAATGATGTAGCCATTAACATCGGAGGCGCTAACGGTCATTTTGAACTGAATGTTTTCAAACCCATGATGATCTATAATTTTTTGCACTCGGCGCGGCTGATCGGCGATGTGTGTGTTTCCTTCAATGATAAATGCGCCGTGGGTATTGAGCCGCTGCAGGAGAATATCAGCAGGCATGTGAACAATTCGCTGATGCTGGTAACCGCACTGAACACGAAGATCGGTTATTATAAAGCTGCAGAGATTGCGCAGAAGGCACACCGTGAACATAAGACACTCAAGCAAACCGCAACCGAACTGGGCTATGTAACGCCGGAACAGTTTGATGAATGGGTGAAACCGGAAGAGATGGTAGGCGACTTGCTTTAA
- a CDS encoding T9SS type A sorting domain-containing protein, producing the protein MRKTLYILIGLLLMAGILFAQEGFEKVYGGSANEILRTIYAADDGNLITAGYTESFGYGTVNNPDFYVVSMNTDGDTLWTKTFGSSSPDYAYAITGLIDGYLFAGQSLNPSNNTYDFFAVKTDFNGNAVWQNYYGANGGDYCVSAATMSGNRILLAGSTNSNTYGSFDFFLVTVDEDGNELAEAHYGGTGSDILKKVIPTHDHGYLMIGNSNSFTPTFDVYAVKVDSNLVMQWSQAFESAGTDYGYDAAEDAVGNFYLLANQPTTADSGFIKIIQTDSAGLNAVTFPVAVHAGDFGYGFAALPDGFLITGNTFSQVKGSEFLLVKTNLTGDTAWSHHYGGLKNEIAFSLLYTADGNIYVVGETEGFGAYNPDGYVVKLDAAGIIPCPADVSFTADDSSPCEDQAVFFNNTTVSSAAFEWKLNGNLLSQAINTAFFFAEAGNDTVSLSSCAASLEMPLEIFSKPPVSFTYLSSGVNATFSPGAPFTPAFFSWNFGDGSPENTIDLYPSHSYPFTGSYWVTFSATDEHGCDSTMVSQIELVTGTEKIKDPTDEFTILPNPVHDHGILQLNGELLLPLQAMVIDLSGRKIFQFECRQIHQPFSLPAIPPGTYLLQLKSGGVATGISRFIVE; encoded by the coding sequence GTGAGAAAAACACTTTACATACTCATTGGCCTGCTGCTGATGGCCGGTATCCTCTTTGCCCAGGAAGGTTTTGAAAAGGTGTATGGAGGCAGCGCAAATGAAATACTGCGTACCATCTATGCAGCGGATGACGGCAACCTGATAACAGCCGGTTATACCGAGAGTTTTGGATATGGCACTGTAAACAATCCTGATTTTTATGTGGTATCCATGAATACCGATGGTGATACACTTTGGACAAAGACATTCGGCAGCAGTTCTCCGGACTACGCCTATGCTATCACCGGTTTGATTGACGGTTACCTGTTTGCAGGCCAATCACTGAATCCGTCGAACAATACCTACGATTTTTTTGCAGTGAAGACAGACTTCAACGGTAATGCTGTATGGCAAAATTACTATGGTGCCAATGGCGGAGATTATTGCGTCAGTGCCGCTACCATGTCCGGCAACAGGATTTTGCTGGCAGGAAGCACGAATTCTAATACCTATGGCAGTTTCGATTTTTTTTTGGTGACTGTTGATGAAGATGGGAATGAGCTGGCAGAAGCACATTATGGTGGAACAGGCTCAGATATTTTGAAAAAGGTGATTCCTACCCATGACCATGGCTATCTGATGATCGGGAACAGCAATTCATTCACTCCCACCTTTGATGTATATGCCGTTAAAGTGGACAGCAACCTTGTCATGCAATGGTCGCAGGCATTTGAAAGTGCGGGCACTGATTATGGTTACGATGCTGCCGAAGATGCTGTTGGCAATTTTTATCTGCTGGCTAATCAGCCAACGACAGCCGACAGCGGGTTCATCAAGATTATTCAGACGGATTCCGCCGGATTAAATGCAGTTACTTTTCCCGTTGCCGTGCATGCCGGCGACTTTGGCTATGGATTCGCTGCATTGCCCGATGGGTTCCTCATCACCGGAAACACTTTCAGCCAGGTTAAAGGCAGTGAATTTTTGCTGGTGAAAACCAATCTGACCGGTGATACAGCCTGGTCGCATCACTATGGAGGTTTGAAGAATGAAATCGCTTTTAGCTTGCTGTACACTGCAGATGGCAACATTTATGTTGTGGGCGAAACGGAAGGATTTGGCGCATATAATCCGGATGGCTATGTGGTGAAGCTGGATGCGGCCGGAATCATACCTTGTCCTGCTGATGTGAGTTTTACGGCTGACGACAGTTCGCCCTGCGAAGATCAGGCAGTATTCTTCAACAATACTACGGTTAGTTCAGCGGCATTTGAATGGAAGCTGAATGGAAACCTACTTTCACAAGCCATCAATACCGCCTTTTTTTTTGCTGAAGCGGGCAATGACACCGTAAGTCTGTCATCCTGTGCGGCTTCCCTTGAAATGCCATTGGAAATTTTTTCTAAACCACCTGTTTCCTTTACCTATTTATCCTCGGGTGTGAATGCAACTTTTTCACCCGGCGCGCCTTTCACTCCTGCTTTTTTCAGCTGGAACTTTGGCGACGGATCGCCTGAAAACACCATCGATTTGTATCCGTCACACAGCTATCCGTTTACCGGATCATACTGGGTTACTTTTTCTGCGACGGATGAACATGGCTGCGACAGCACCATGGTCAGCCAAATTGAACTGGTTACCGGTACGGAAAAAATAAAGGATCCTACGGATGAATTCACCATTCTTCCCAATCCTGTTCATGATCATGGCATCCTGCAATTAAACGGCGAGCTGTTGCTTCCGCTGCAGGCAATGGTCATAGATCTTTCAGGTAGAAAAATCTTTCAGTTTGAATGCCGGCAAATCCATCAGCCTTTTTCCCTGCCGGCAATACCACCGGGCACCTATCTCCTGCAGTTAAAATCCGGCGGGGTCGCAACCGGCATCAGCAGGTTTATTGTTGAATAA
- a CDS encoding iron-sulfur cluster assembly accessory protein produces the protein MSVAGNPVALTASAVAEIKRLLVAEAVSPDHGLRVGVKGGGCSGMTYVLGFDNKEETDEEFMIDGIRVLMNPSHQLYLFGMQVDFQEGLNARGFVFNNPNATKTCGCGTSFSA, from the coding sequence ATGAGTGTAGCCGGGAACCCGGTTGCATTAACGGCAAGTGCAGTTGCGGAAATAAAACGGCTGCTTGTGGCAGAAGCGGTTTCGCCGGATCATGGATTGCGCGTTGGTGTAAAGGGTGGCGGCTGTTCGGGCATGACCTATGTTTTAGGATTTGACAATAAGGAAGAAACGGATGAAGAATTTATGATTGATGGCATCAGGGTGCTGATGAATCCTTCGCACCAGTTATATCTATTCGGCATGCAAGTCGATTTTCAGGAAGGGTTGAATGCAAGAGGTTTTGTTTTTAACAATCCGAATGCCACCAAGACCTGCGGCTGCGGCACTTCATTTTCCGCATAA